From Solanum lycopersicum chromosome 8, SLM_r2.1, the proteins below share one genomic window:
- the LOC101260073 gene encoding helicase and polymerase-containing protein TEBICHI isoform X1, with the protein MASDTPRERIDQFFASKKKRKSLSPSLKPTRAKKDVKTIQEVSPSTKGSLNGYLGTSQDDSKSSHIARGAPVKRNLTLEIGPYLKDENKGSTFLVEAQSTTTEAKTSKEEFDIHSDSHVVENRGHGKDVLVTTKVNGNSELKQFATNFLSLYCSELPSSLSLPSAQREGGSKRSGSSPLLEVDNKNAKRVRCISSENDSNLNRRSNSECAALNSIEITEGNTSGEARIILRKCNNIPVIGSTESETPGSTSSKLRIGVTPKSTRGSSIFSPGEAFWNEAIQVADGLFEGSDKFSSQTALESDALKNHNEVINSNSLGNGECGNKSHQVFNEGIVTVSDAGIVSAVASLRKLGKDLDGEKSPMPVKHFDFASDEKNFDSIQSHRSNLDILTISGKITGSQDHLSLSGYPVVSLHKAAQEKGNILELQNKTPKCPVSKGKDVLIQDTDIMASTTPPEKLNSYTDNSLSSKDNTPSSIAPLKNHSDLNHWLPSEVCNIYRKKGISKLYSWQVDCLQVDGVLHNRNLVYCASTSAGKSFVAEILMLRRILSSGKMGLLVLPYVSICAEKAEHLEVLLEPVGKHVRSYYGNQGGGSLPKDTAIAVCTIEKANSLINRLLEEDRLSELGIIVIDELHMVGDQNRGYLLELMLTKLRYASGEGNTESSSGETSGTSSGKVDPAGSLQIVGMSATLPNVTAVADWLQAALYQTEFRPVPLEEYVKVGNTIYNQKMDIVRTISKAADLGGKDPDHIVELCNEVVQEGNSVLIFCSSRKGCESTARHVAKHLKKFSLNQLSGQNESIDITSAIDALRRSPAGLDPILEETLPAGVAYHHAGLTVEERETVETCYRKGLVRVLTATSTLAAGVNLPARRVIFRQPRIGRDFIDGTRYRQMAGRAGRTGIDTKGESVLICKPEEVKRITALVNESCPPLHSCLSEDKNGMIHAILEVVAGGIVQTASDINRYVRCTLLNSTKPFDDVVKSAQDSLRWLCHKKFLGWSEDTKLYTVTPLGRAAFGSSLSPEESLVVLDDLIRAREGFVLASDLHVVYLVTPINVDLEPDWELYYQRFMELSTLDQSVGNRVGVQEPFLMRMAHGAPVRASYRSNAGTKGLQGKLDNRSLNDHMLSDENMLRICRRFFVSLILSRLVQEVPVIEVCGAFKVARGMVQALQENAGRFASMVSVFCERLGWHDLEGLVSKFQNRVSFGVRAEIVELTTIPYVKGSRARALYKAGLRTPEAIAEASVPEIIKVLFESSSWADQGSAQRMVQLGVAKKIKNGARKIVLDKAEEARLAAFSAFKSLGLDVSTLAQPVISTAAGHGAHKEASTSSAEGSTSSFISLENANRISSTSIERSKEVNITIPDAGAENAKSKTIADKEAFDIEGSNGLKTEVNESTHHIDNAKTSPYPTLNIKGIEGGGTCNDHNHAGKQHCEGAEICNVRVKETSEKGPMNATAVVGGFDTFLGLWEAVEEFYFDVHFSKKSALNSNAPFEIYGIAICWEDSPVYYVNLPRDLFWSNSKRNSQLSPITNDDIGNVLPPNLQLEIAIHRWNRISTIMRKKDIKKFAWNLKVQIQVLKHPTVSIQRFGGLSLLVKSLGVDLIDNNCYLLSPVPIQDAIDLCIVAWVLWPDEEKGSNPSIEKEVKKRLSIEAAAAANRNGRWKNQMRQVAHNGCCRRAAQTRALRSVLWKLVISEGLVEALGATEMPLVNVLADMELCGIGVDMEGCLQARQILGRKLKILEKEAYKLAGMTFSLYTAAEIANVLYGHLQLPVPEGHKKGKRHPSTDKHCLDLLRNEHPIVPIIKEHRTLAKLLNCTLGSICSLARLSMRTQRYTLHGHWLQTTTATGRLSMEEPNLQCVEHMVDFKMNNKDKGVCPLDVNNYKINARDFFVSTQDNWLLLTADYSQIELRLMAHFSKDSSLIELLSEPQGDVFNMIAAKWTGKTEAIVSQEERDQTKRLVYGILYGMGAKSLAEQIDCSADEAAERIESFKRSFPGVASWLQEAVTSCREKGYIETLKGRKRFLAKINFGNSKEKSKAQRQAVNSICQGSAADIIKIAMINIHSVLDHFEKSLSHSAVDEKFHVLKGRCRIILQVHDELVLEADPSVAKEAGLLLQMSMENAVSLLVPLHVKLKIGSTWGSLEPFQAGE; encoded by the exons ATGGCTTCTGATACTCCTCGAGAACGCATTGACCAA TTCTTTGCTtcgaaaaagaagaggaagtcCTTATCACCGAGTTTGAAACCTACAAGAGCCAAGAAAGATGTTAAGACTATACAGGAAGTGTCTCCTTCCACGAAAGGTTCGTTGAATGGGTATTTAGGGACTTCTCAGGATGATAGTAAATCTTCACACATAGCTAGAGGCGCACCGGTTAAGAGAAACCTGACGTTAGAGATCGGTCCATAtctaaaagatgaaaataaaggGAGTACTTTTCTGGTCGAAGCACAATCTACAACTACTGAAGCAAAAACTTCAAAGGAGGAATTTGATATTCACTCCGACTCACATGTTGTTGAAAATAGAGGTCATGGAAAAGATGTCTTGGTTACTACAAAGGTTAACGGAAACTCAGAACTTAAGCAGTTTGCTACGAATTTTTTGTCATTATATTGCAG TGAACTGCCATCTAGTTTAAGTTTACCTTCAGCACAGCGTGAGGGTGGTAGTAAAAGGAGTGGTAGCTCTCCCTTACTTGAGGTGGATAATAAGAATGCAAAGAGAGTCCGCTGCATCTCAAGTGAAAATGATTCTAACCTCAACAGAAGATCTAATTCTGAGTGTGCAGCTTTAAATTCTATTGAG ATAACAGAGGGGAATACATCAGGTGAAGCTCGGATAATCTTGAGAAAATGTAACAATATACCTGTCATTGGGTCAACTGAATCTGAGACACCTGGTTCAACATCTTCAAAGCTTCGTATTGGTGTTACTCCCAAGTCAACTCGTGGTAGCTCCATTTTTTCACCCGGAGAAGCATTTTGGAATGAAGCAATTCAAGTTGCTGATGGTTTGTTTGAGGGAAGTGATAAATTTTCTTCTCAAACAGCACTTGAGTCCGACGCTTTGAAAAATCATAATGAGGTAATCAATTCTAATAGTCTTGGGAATGGAGAGTGTGGTAATAAGTCCCACCAAGTATTTAATGAAGGTATAGTGACAGTTTCTGATGCCGGCATTGTTTCTGCTGTTGCTTCATTGAGGAAGTTGGGAAAGGATCTGGATGGAGAGAAATCCCCAATGCCTGTTAAGCATTTTGACTTTGCCTCTGACGAAAAAAATTTCGATTCTATACAATCTCACAGAAGTAACTTGGATATCCTGACTATTAGCGGCAAAATAACCGGGTCCCAAGATCATCTAAGTTTGAGTGGATATCCTGTTGTTAGCCTTCACAAGGCAGCTCAAGAAAAAGGGAATATCCTTGAACTTCAAAACAAGACTCCAAAATGTCCTGTTTCTAAGGGTAAGGATGTGCTTATCCAGGATACTGATATAATGGCATCAACAACACCTCCGGAGAAACTTAATAGTTATACAGATAATTCCTTATCAAGTAAAGACAACACTCCTTCAAGTATTGCACCACTAAAGAATCATTCAGATCTCAACCATTGGCTACCTTCTGAAGTATGCAACATTTACAGGAAAAAGGGCATTTCAAAATTGTACTCATGGCAG GTTGATTGTCTTCAAGTGGATGGAGTCTTGCACAACCGGAATCTGGTATATTGTGCTTCTACTAG TGCTGGTAAAAGTTTTGTTGCTGAGATATTAATGTTACGGAGAATCTTATCATCTGGAAAAATGGGTCTTCTTGTACTTCCTTATGTATCCATTTGTGCAGAGAAG GCAGAACATCTTGAGGTCCTTCTGGAACCAGTTGGAAAGCATGTTCGCAGTTATTATGGTAATCAGGGAGGTGGTAGTCTCCCAAAGGATACCGCTATAGCTGTTTGCACTATTGAGAAAGCAAATTCCTTAATTAACCGACTGTTAGAAGAGGACCGTTTGTCAGAGCTTGGTATCATAGTAATTGATGAACTCCACATG GTTGGAGACCAGAATAGGGGATATCTATTGGAGTTGATGTTGACCAAGCTTCGCTATGCATCTGGTGAAGGAAATACAGAGTCATCCAGTGGAGAAACTTCAGGCACGAGCAGTGGAAAAGTTGACCCTGCTGGCAGTCTCCAAATTGTTGGCATGAGTGCAACTCTGCCTAATGTGACAGCAGTCGCAGATTGGCTTCAA GCAGCTTTGTATCAGACCGAGTTTCGGCCTGTTCCATTGGAAGAATATGTAAAAGTAGGTAACACAATTTATAACCAAAAAATGGACATTGTCAGAACAATCTCGAAAGCAGCTGATCTTGGTGGTAAAGATCCAGATCACATCGTGGAGCTCTGCAATGAg GTCGTCCAAGAAGGCAACTCAGTGCTAATTTTCTGCTCAAGTCGCAAAGGATGTGAATCTACTGCTAGGCATGTGGCGAAACATCTTAAAAAATTTTCCTTGAATCAACTGAGTGGCCAAAATGAGTCAATTGATATTACTTCTGCAATTGATGCTTTACGAAGATCTCCAGCTGGGTTGGATCCTATTCTGGAAGAGACTCTTCCTGCCGGTGTTGCCTATCACCATGCTGGGCTCACG GTTGAGGAAAGAGAAACAGTTGAAACCTGTTACCGCAAAGGACTTGTACGTGTCTTAACAGCTACATCAACCTTAGCTGCAGGGGTTAACCTTCCTGCTCGGAGAGTTATTTTTCGACAACCACGTATTGGTCGTGACTTTATTGATGGTACGAGGTATCGACAGATGGCTGGTCGGGCTGGTCGGACGGGTATAGATACAAAAGGAGAGAGT GTGTTGATCTGCAAACCAGAAGAGGTCAAACGAATAACGGCACTTGTTAACGAGAGCTGTCCACCGTTGCATTCTTGTTTATCCGAAGATAAGAATGGGATGATCCACGCAATATTGGAAGTTGTTGCTGGTGGTATTGTTCAAACAGCTAGTGATATTAACCGGTATGTTAGGTGTACCCTTCTCAATTCGACAAAACCATTTGATGATGTGGTTAAATCAGCACAAGATTCTCTTCGCTGGTTATGCCATAAAAAATTTCTTGGATGGAGTGAAGATACCAAATTATACACAGTCACGCCTCTTGGTCGTGCAGCTTTTGGCAGTTCTCTCTCTCCTGAAGAATCACTG GTTGTCTTGGATGATTTGATTAGAGCGAGGGAAGGGTTTGTGCTTGCATCTGATCTGCATGTTGTTTACTTAGTGACACCCATTAATGTTGATCTGGAGCCAGATTGGGAACTGTATTACCAGAGGTTCATGGAGTTGTCTACCCTGGATCAG TCAGTTGGCAACCGGGTTGGAGTTCAAGAACCCTTTTTGATGCGAATGGCTCATGGTGCACCAGTTCGTGCATCTTATAGGTCAAATGCTGGTACTAAAGGGTTGCAGGGAAAGTTGGATAACAGATCCTTGAATGACCATATGCTGTCAGATGAGAACATGCTTCGCATTTGTCGGAGATTCTTTGTGTCTCTTATACTGTCAAGGCTCGTCCAG GAAGTGCCGGTTATCGAGGTTTGTGGTGCATTTAAAGTCGCAAGGGGCATGGTTCAGGCCTTACAAGAAAATGCTGGAAGGTTTGCTTCCATGGTTTCTGTTTTTTGTGAGAGGCTTGGTTGGCATGACCTTGAAGGCTTAGTGTCAAAGTTCCAAAATCGTGTCTCATTTGGTGTGCGGGCAGAGATTGTAGAGCTCACCACCATTCCATATGTTAAG GGTTCCCGAGCTCGAGCACTATATAAAGCGGGTCTTCGGACACCTGAAGCAATTGCTGAAGCATCAGTTCCTGAGATTATCAAAGTACTTTTTGAGTCTTCATCATGGGCTGACCAAG GTTCTGCACAACGGATGGTCCAATTAGGAGTTgcgaaaaagataaaaaatggtGCACGCAAGATTGTTCTCGATAAAGCTGAGGAAGCAAGGCTTGCTGCATTCTCAGCTTTCAAGTCGCTTGGACTTGATGTGTCAACGCTTGCACAGCCTGTCATATCTACTGCTGCTGGACATGGTGCTCACAAAGAAGCTAGTACCTCCTCTGCAGAAGGGTCGACTAGTAGCTTTATTAGCCTGGAGAATGCAAATCGAATCTCTTCCACATCCATAGAAAGAAGTAAGGAGGTCAATATCACTATTCCTGATGCTGGAGCAGAAAATGCAAAAAGCAAAACAATTGCTGACAAAGAGGCATTTGATATAGAAGGATCTAATGGTCTTAAGACTGAAGTTAATGAATCTACTCATCATATTGATAATGCAAAGACTTCCCCCTATCCTACTTTAAATATTAAGGGCATCGAAGGAGGTGGTACATGTAATGATCATAATCATGCTGGGAAACAACACTGTGAAGGAGCTGAAATATGTAATGTAAGAGTCAAAGAAACATCAGAGAAAGGGCCTATGAATGCGACTGCTGTTGTCGGTGGATTTGATACTTTCCTGGGTCTCTGGGAAGCTGTTGAGGAGTTTTACTTTGATGTCCATTTTAGCAAAAAGTCTGCACTGAACAGCAATGCTCCATTTGAAATATATGGCATAGCCATTTGTTGGGAAGATTCTCCTGTCTATTATGTAAATCTTCCGAGGGACTTATTTTGGTCCAACAGCAAAAGGAATAGCCAATTGTCACCCATTACGAATGATGATATTGGGAATGTTCTACCACCAAATCTTCAGTTAGAGATAGCGATACACCGATGGAATAGAATTAGTACCATAATgagaaaaaaagatataaaaaagtTTGCGTGGAACTTAAAAGTTCAGATTCAGGTACTCAAGCATCCTACTGTTTCAATACAGAGATTTGGTGGTTTGAGTCTTTTGGTCAAATCTCTTGGAGTAGATCTTATTGACAACAATTGCTATCTGTTGTCTCCTGTTCCCATTCAAGATGCAATTGACTTGTGTATAGTAGCTTGGGTCCTTTGGCCTGATGAGGAGAAAGGTTCTAACCCTAGTATAGAAAAG GAAGTGAAGAAAAGGTTATCCATCGAGGCTGCTGCTGCCGCTAATCGAAATGGTAGATGGAAGAATCAGATGCGACAAGTTGCTCATAATGGTTGTTGTCGTCGAGCAGCACAAACACGAGCCTTGCGTTCTGTTCTATGGAAACTAGTCATTTCTGAAGGACTTGTTGAGGCACTTGGAGCAACTGAAATGCCATTG GTGAATGTTCTTGCAGACATGGAGCTCTGCGGAATAGGTGTTGACATGGAAGGATGCCTACAGGCACGACAAATTCTGGGAAGAAAGCTGAAAATTCTGGAAAAGGAAGCTTACAAGTTGGCTGGCATGACTTTTTCATTGTACACAGCAGCAGAAATTGCGAATGTACTCTATGGGCATCTACAGCTTCCTGTTCCAGAAGGACATAAAAAGGGAAAGAGGCACCCTAGTACTGATAAGCATTGCTTGGATTTGCTAAG GAATGAACATCCAATAGTACCTATAATTAAAGAGCACCGTACTCTAGCAAAACTCTTGAATTGTACATTGGGGTCGATCTGTTCACTTGCTAGACTATCTATGAGGACACAGAGATACACACTGCATGGCCATTGGCTCCAGACGACAACAGCAACAGGGCGACTGTCAATGGAGGAACCTAATCTTCAG TGTGTTGAACATATGGTTGACTTCAAAATGAATAACAAGGATAAAGGCGTTTGCCCGTTAGATGTCAACAATTATAAGATCAATGCTCGTGATTTTTTTGTGTCTACTCAG GATAATTGGTTACTGTTAACAGCAGATTATTCCCAGATAGAACTGAGATTGATGGCCCATTTCTCTAAAGATTCCTCGTTGATCGAACTGCTTAGTGAACCCCAAGGTGATGTCTTCAACATGATTGCTGCAAAATGGACAGGTAAAACAGAGGCTATTGTGAGTCAAGAGGAGCGAGATCAAACTAAAAGGTTGGTTTACGGCATTCTTTATGGAATGGGTGCTAAGAGCCTTGCAGAACAAATCGATTGTAGTGCAGATGAAGCTGCTGAAAGAATTGAAAGCTTTAAAAGATCTTTTCCAGGTGTTGCTTCCTGGCTACAGGAAGCAGTTACATCTTGCCGTGAGAAAGG